A single Micromonospora luteifusca DNA region contains:
- a CDS encoding LysR family transcriptional regulator: MTVEQTGVEVNERELQAFVAVAEHGRMDLAAKALGYSQPAVSYQIKCLETTLGTKLFIRTSSGATITRSGALMLPSAQAVLTLLRGIKATTEDLAKAAA, translated from the coding sequence ATGACAGTCGAACAGACGGGGGTCGAAGTGAACGAGCGTGAACTGCAAGCGTTTGTCGCGGTGGCCGAGCACGGCCGCATGGACCTCGCCGCGAAGGCGCTCGGTTACTCGCAGCCGGCGGTGAGCTACCAGATCAAGTGCCTGGAGACGACGCTCGGCACCAAACTCTTCATCCGCACCTCGTCCGGTGCGACGATCACCCGCTCGGGCGCCCTGATGCTGCCGTCCGCCCAGGCCGTCCTGACCCTCCTGCGGGGCATCAAGGCGACGACCGAGGACCTCGCGAAGGCCGCCGCCTGA
- a CDS encoding ABC transporter ATP-binding protein: protein MAYDEQEVLRGIDLTVERGEIVALLGPNGAGKSTTIEILEGFRLRSAGEVSVLGVDPAHGDEAWRARLGIVLQSWRDHAKWQVRELLLHFRSFYRPYDRLGSNGSWDVDDLLTVVGLTEQARKPIGTLSGGQRRRLDIAIGIVGRPEVLFLDEPTVGFDPEARQDFHELIRRLAQERMTVLLTTHDLHEAEKLADRVLILAGGGIVAGGTVEELGRQLGGDAEVTWVSAGRPHRARTADVSGFVRELLQGDGDVEDLRVNRPALEDIYLAMVRDAEGTR from the coding sequence ATGGCCTACGACGAGCAGGAGGTGCTGCGCGGCATCGACCTCACCGTCGAACGGGGGGAGATCGTCGCCCTGCTCGGCCCGAACGGGGCGGGCAAGAGCACCACGATCGAGATTCTCGAGGGCTTTCGGCTCCGCTCGGCCGGAGAGGTGAGCGTGCTCGGGGTCGACCCGGCCCACGGCGACGAAGCCTGGCGGGCGCGGCTCGGCATCGTCCTGCAGTCCTGGCGCGACCACGCCAAGTGGCAGGTCCGGGAGCTGCTGCTGCACTTCCGCTCGTTCTACCGCCCGTACGACCGCCTCGGCTCCAACGGGTCGTGGGACGTCGACGACCTGCTCACCGTGGTCGGGCTGACCGAGCAGGCGCGCAAGCCGATCGGGACTCTCTCCGGCGGCCAACGTCGTCGCCTCGACATCGCCATCGGCATCGTCGGGCGTCCCGAGGTGCTGTTCCTCGACGAGCCGACGGTCGGTTTCGACCCGGAGGCCCGGCAGGACTTCCACGAGCTGATCCGCCGGTTGGCGCAGGAACGGATGACGGTCCTGCTGACCACCCACGACCTGCACGAGGCGGAGAAGCTGGCGGACCGCGTGCTGATCCTCGCCGGCGGAGGCATCGTCGCCGGGGGGACGGTCGAGGAGCTCGGCCGGCAGTTGGGCGGTGACGCCGAGGTGACGTGGGTCAGCGCGGGCCGGCCCCACCGTGCACGCACCGCCGACGTGTCCGGTTTCGTGCGGGAACTGCTCCAGGGCGACGGCGACGTCGAGGACCTGCGAGTCAACCGGCCGGCGCTGGAGGACATCTACCTGGCGATGGTGCGAGACGCGGAGGGCACCCGATGA
- a CDS encoding GOLPH3/VPS74 family protein, producing MSRLAEDLVLLLLDDSSGRSTVDMNRRHRAVGAAVLLDLVRAGRIRIPVTPEGKEPRVDVLDTTPTGNPALDAALRRMGTKSMKVGWAADNLGQVCWKPLLELLATDGAIRLEEQRTLGLIKTKTWPAEDGTRERTIRQAIAAALGGAHPDEETSVLITILHAIGAVPGAADDATRARAAEIARSGWASGPLREAFHGLDTAWLVTLYAG from the coding sequence ATGTCCCGTCTGGCCGAAGACCTCGTCCTCCTGCTGCTCGACGACTCCAGCGGCCGCAGCACCGTCGACATGAACCGTCGCCACCGCGCCGTCGGCGCCGCCGTCCTGCTCGACCTCGTCCGCGCCGGCCGGATCAGGATCCCGGTCACCCCGGAGGGCAAGGAGCCCCGGGTGGACGTCCTGGACACCACCCCGACCGGAAATCCCGCCCTGGACGCCGCCCTGCGCCGGATGGGCACGAAGTCGATGAAGGTCGGCTGGGCGGCGGACAACCTCGGGCAGGTCTGCTGGAAGCCGCTGCTGGAGCTGCTGGCCACGGACGGCGCCATCCGGCTGGAGGAGCAGCGGACGCTCGGTCTGATCAAGACGAAGACCTGGCCGGCCGAGGACGGCACCCGTGAGCGGACCATCCGCCAGGCGATCGCCGCGGCACTCGGCGGTGCGCACCCCGACGAGGAGACGTCGGTGTTGATCACCATCCTGCACGCCATCGGGGCGGTGCCCGGCGCGGCGGACGACGCCACGCGGGCCCGGGCCGCCGAGATCGCCCGCTCCGGCTGGGCGTCCGGCCCTCTGCGTGAGGCCTTCCACGGCCTCGACACCGCCTGGCTCGTCACGCTGTACGCGGGCTGA
- a CDS encoding ABC transporter permease, producing MNTTWNAVGQGVRRGVTELRHVLGNAQDLASNLIWLVGLLAPIYFLRDDQLAGSDLSVATFVLPSLLSMCVGFNGLLMLAQLLVVEREDGTLLRLKALPQGMVSYLIGKIVLISGMVLVAWVVVLGTGAVLVEGLQLGEARRWLTLLWVFPLGLLAMLPLGAVIGSVIESPRSIGLVMLPVLTLAALSGIFYPISGFPTWLQVVAQVFPLYWLGLAARSALLPDSALAAEIGGSWQHWETFTALGVWAVVGLLAAPVVLRLMARRESGSTMARRRDLALDRRPT from the coding sequence ATGAACACCACCTGGAACGCGGTCGGGCAGGGCGTGCGCCGAGGCGTGACCGAGCTGCGTCACGTGCTGGGCAACGCCCAGGATCTGGCCAGCAACCTGATCTGGCTCGTCGGTCTGCTCGCCCCGATCTACTTCCTCCGCGACGACCAGCTCGCCGGCTCCGACCTGTCGGTCGCCACGTTCGTGCTGCCCAGCCTGCTCAGCATGTGCGTCGGTTTCAACGGCCTGCTCATGCTCGCCCAACTGCTCGTGGTCGAACGGGAGGACGGCACCCTGCTGCGACTCAAGGCCCTGCCGCAGGGCATGGTGTCGTACCTGATCGGCAAGATCGTGCTGATCTCCGGCATGGTGCTGGTCGCGTGGGTCGTCGTGCTCGGCACCGGCGCGGTGCTGGTGGAAGGCCTGCAACTCGGCGAGGCGCGGCGCTGGCTCACCCTGCTCTGGGTGTTCCCCCTCGGCCTGCTCGCGATGCTGCCCCTCGGCGCGGTCATCGGCTCGGTGATCGAGAGCCCGCGCAGCATCGGCCTGGTCATGCTGCCGGTGCTGACTCTCGCGGCGCTCTCCGGGATCTTCTACCCGATCTCCGGGTTCCCGACCTGGCTGCAGGTGGTGGCGCAGGTGTTCCCGCTGTACTGGCTCGGCCTCGCCGCACGCTCCGCGCTGCTGCCCGACAGCGCCCTGGCCGCCGAGATCGGCGGCTCCTGGCAGCACTGGGAGACGTTCACGGCGCTCGGTGTGTGGGCCGTCGTGGGACTGCTCGCCGCGCCGGTCGTCCTGCGCCTGATGGCCCGCCGGGAGTCGGGCTCGACCATGGCCCGGCGTCGCGACCTCGCCCTGGACCGCCGCCCCACCTGA
- a CDS encoding glycosyltransferase, with protein MATAETILIVDHQLPTPDRDSGSLRQHRIIEELLGLGHQVLYFPLNATAGPAYADRLRQLGVGVLGDRRQQERFLAAEGHRLGVALLCRPEPAVEMLARVRDNAPGCLVVYDTVDVHFHRLRRQAALAAAEGAPDRYVVRARAESIRALELMLVRECDVALVVSEEERRLLLDEAPGASVEVLSNIHRPVPPTRSAAPSTRIVFVGNYLHQPNTDAARWLCAEVMPAVWREVPEATVDLVGDGASPAIMALAGDRVTVHGWVPDLTPLYARARVAVAPLRYGAGVKGKVGEAIEHGVPVVGTPIAFEGMGLAPGRDVLAGETAAEVAAHLVRVLRDDALAQRLARSAGPALASRCDTAAARATLVRLLARRATALI; from the coding sequence ATGGCCACCGCGGAAACCATCCTGATCGTCGATCACCAACTGCCGACGCCCGACCGGGACTCCGGGTCCCTACGCCAACACCGCATCATCGAGGAGCTGCTCGGCCTGGGCCATCAGGTGCTCTACTTCCCGCTGAACGCGACAGCCGGTCCGGCGTACGCCGATCGGCTGCGGCAACTCGGCGTCGGAGTGCTCGGCGACCGCCGCCAACAGGAACGTTTCCTCGCGGCGGAGGGTCACCGCCTCGGCGTGGCACTGCTGTGCCGCCCCGAGCCCGCGGTGGAGATGCTCGCCCGGGTGCGGGACAACGCGCCCGGATGCCTGGTGGTGTACGACACGGTCGACGTGCACTTCCATCGACTACGGCGACAGGCGGCGCTGGCCGCGGCCGAGGGCGCACCGGACCGGTACGTCGTACGTGCCCGCGCGGAGAGCATCCGCGCCCTTGAGCTGATGCTGGTCCGCGAGTGCGACGTCGCGCTCGTGGTCTCCGAGGAGGAGCGCCGGTTGCTGCTGGACGAGGCACCGGGCGCGAGCGTCGAGGTGCTGTCGAACATCCACCGTCCGGTGCCGCCGACCCGATCAGCGGCCCCGTCGACCCGGATCGTCTTCGTCGGCAACTACCTCCATCAGCCGAACACCGACGCCGCGCGGTGGCTGTGCGCCGAGGTGATGCCGGCGGTCTGGAGGGAGGTGCCGGAGGCGACTGTCGACCTCGTCGGCGACGGCGCGTCCCCGGCGATCATGGCGCTCGCCGGGGACCGGGTGACGGTGCACGGCTGGGTGCCGGACCTGACGCCCCTCTATGCCCGCGCGCGGGTGGCGGTCGCTCCGTTGCGCTACGGCGCCGGGGTGAAGGGCAAGGTCGGCGAGGCGATCGAGCACGGTGTGCCCGTGGTGGGCACACCGATCGCCTTCGAGGGCATGGGCCTGGCGCCCGGCCGGGACGTGCTGGCGGGCGAGACGGCCGCCGAGGTCGCCGCGCACCTCGTGCGGGTCCTACGCGATGACGCACTCGCCCAGCGGCTCGCCCGATCGGCGGGACCCGCCCTGGCGTCCCGCTGCGACACCGCCGCGGCCCGCGCGACACTCGTACGTCTGCTCGCCCGCCGCGCGACGGCGCTGATCTGA
- a CDS encoding nucleotide disphospho-sugar-binding domain-containing protein: MTPAGPPKRTHVAFMSVPLHGHVNPMLGVAAELVGRGHRVTFATGAGFAPLIAETGATPVPYTSTFPSAGRPGSGWLPADDDGRRAALAFDRERAAALPQLASAYADDRPDLVVYDTVTAYAPVLAARWGVPEVQFSPTHVFPRGSEERIGSPVRLAPETRPCVVALPRSLQVAADAVGGEHHFVGPIPWRRVADGDWTGPAGRPVALISLGTTYNRAPGVFTACAEAFVGGGWHVVVATGAAVDPAALGTLPSDVEVHRWVPQVRVLEQAAVFVTAGGTGSVLEGLTHGVPLVVVPQGVEQFVTAARVDALGLGRMIRPPDVTAQAVRAAVEDVTTSARVSAALAAMRDEIAASGGARAAGDVIEAHLRGAGTPPRRQEGVVA, translated from the coding sequence GTGACGCCAGCCGGCCCGCCGAAGAGAACGCACGTCGCGTTCATGTCCGTGCCGCTGCACGGTCACGTGAACCCGATGCTGGGCGTGGCCGCCGAGCTGGTCGGCCGGGGCCACCGCGTCACGTTCGCCACCGGTGCGGGCTTCGCACCGCTGATCGCGGAGACGGGCGCCACGCCCGTGCCGTACACCTCGACCTTCCCCTCCGCCGGCCGTCCTGGCAGCGGCTGGCTTCCGGCCGACGACGACGGGCGCCGCGCCGCACTGGCCTTCGACCGGGAGCGCGCCGCCGCCCTGCCCCAGCTGGCATCGGCGTACGCCGACGACCGACCCGACCTGGTCGTGTACGACACGGTCACCGCGTACGCCCCGGTGCTGGCGGCCCGGTGGGGGGTGCCCGAGGTGCAGTTCTCCCCCACCCACGTGTTCCCCCGGGGCAGCGAGGAGCGGATCGGCTCGCCGGTGCGCCTCGCCCCCGAGACCCGCCCCTGCGTGGTGGCTCTCCCCCGGTCGCTTCAGGTCGCCGCCGACGCGGTGGGCGGCGAGCACCACTTCGTCGGCCCGATCCCCTGGCGGCGCGTCGCCGACGGCGACTGGACGGGCCCGGCGGGCCGCCCGGTGGCCCTGATCTCCCTCGGCACCACCTACAACCGGGCGCCGGGGGTCTTCACCGCGTGCGCCGAGGCGTTCGTCGGCGGCGGCTGGCACGTGGTGGTCGCCACCGGGGCAGCCGTGGACCCGGCGGCGCTGGGCACCCTGCCGTCCGACGTGGAGGTGCACCGCTGGGTGCCCCAGGTGCGCGTCCTCGAACAGGCCGCCGTCTTCGTCACCGCGGGTGGCACCGGCAGCGTCCTGGAGGGGCTGACGCACGGCGTACCGCTGGTGGTGGTGCCGCAGGGGGTCGAACAGTTCGTCACCGCCGCCCGCGTCGACGCCCTCGGTCTGGGCCGGATGATCCGGCCCCCGGACGTCACCGCGCAGGCGGTACGCGCGGCCGTCGAGGACGTCACGACCAGCGCGCGGGTGTCCGCCGCGTTGGCCGCGATGCGCGACGAGATCGCCGCCTCGGGCGGCGCCCGCGCGGCCGGCGACGTCATCGAGGCACACCTGCGGGGAGCCGGCACGCCCCCGCGACGGCAGGAAGGAGTTGTGGCATGA
- a CDS encoding helix-turn-helix domain-containing protein: MPSRHAPAGPTAPVGVRVPRVGPSPDSAGVDNRSHQPGTRPVAHRARARRGAGRAETEAEGLEVSRMATQIVQPEFGQRLRRLRTDRGMSQRDLAVGVVNQSYISLLESGARVPTLDVVMHLAEVLGVPMQALATDAETVAGPSPEEPSPESRSAESELARKLITSSALDQGDLDRAERELTEAYQAARRENRTLAVVSRGLALERLLEQRNDRAARYTLLTELVDAAAATGVPEALVRTRIALSGAARDVGRLAEAFTQIELADQEIAQTGFVHGAEHIRLHAVHISVLSDAGGGAEVPRIVDRMLAMADKLDIPSICGRAHWVASIALARNGEIQRSLEHLRAAREMLANPATSLRDWARFAAAAASALMDAEAGLPEITSHMLAARAAMAAAKSAASPSAAASLEVRYALATGDPERALEIATTVDETDLPGIERVRFVLAVGRAQRRCGRVEEAVGSLRRAAQLAEAAAAYQRASQIWREINDAS, encoded by the coding sequence ATGCCCAGTCGTCACGCACCTGCGGGCCCCACGGCACCGGTCGGGGTGCGCGTCCCGCGGGTCGGTCCGAGCCCCGACAGCGCGGGTGTTGATAATCGGTCACACCAACCAGGAACTCGGCCGGTGGCACACCGTGCACGTGCCCGACGGGGGGCGGGCCGCGCCGAGACAGAAGCGGAAGGTCTTGAAGTCAGTCGCATGGCCACTCAGATTGTTCAGCCTGAATTCGGGCAACGGCTACGCCGACTACGAACCGACCGTGGGATGTCCCAACGGGACCTGGCCGTCGGTGTGGTCAACCAGTCCTACATCTCGCTGCTCGAATCCGGGGCGCGGGTGCCGACGCTCGATGTCGTGATGCACCTGGCCGAGGTTCTCGGCGTACCGATGCAGGCTCTCGCCACCGACGCCGAGACGGTCGCCGGGCCGTCCCCGGAGGAGCCGTCCCCGGAGTCCCGGTCCGCCGAGTCCGAGCTGGCCCGGAAGCTGATCACCAGCAGTGCCCTCGACCAGGGCGACCTGGACCGGGCCGAGCGGGAGCTGACCGAGGCCTACCAGGCCGCCCGACGGGAGAACCGGACGTTGGCGGTGGTCAGTCGTGGGCTGGCCCTGGAACGACTGCTGGAGCAACGCAACGACCGCGCCGCCCGCTACACCCTGCTCACCGAGCTGGTCGACGCGGCGGCGGCGACCGGCGTACCGGAGGCGCTGGTGCGCACGAGGATCGCGCTGAGCGGCGCGGCCCGCGACGTGGGCCGGCTGGCCGAGGCGTTCACCCAGATCGAGCTGGCGGATCAGGAGATCGCCCAGACCGGGTTCGTCCATGGCGCCGAGCACATCCGGCTGCACGCCGTGCACATCTCGGTGCTCAGCGACGCCGGTGGGGGCGCCGAGGTGCCTCGGATCGTGGACCGCATGTTGGCGATGGCCGACAAGCTGGACATTCCCTCGATCTGTGGGCGGGCGCACTGGGTCGCCAGCATCGCCCTCGCCCGCAACGGGGAGATCCAACGGTCGCTGGAGCATCTGCGCGCCGCCCGGGAGATGTTGGCGAACCCGGCCACGTCCCTGCGCGACTGGGCCCGCTTCGCGGCGGCCGCCGCATCGGCCCTGATGGACGCCGAGGCGGGCCTTCCGGAGATCACGTCACACATGCTGGCGGCCCGTGCGGCGATGGCCGCCGCCAAGAGCGCGGCCTCCCCCTCGGCCGCCGCGAGCCTCGAGGTCCGCTACGCGCTGGCCACCGGCGACCCCGAGCGCGCTCTGGAGATCGCCACCACCGTCGACGAGACCGACCTGCCCGGGATCGAACGGGTGCGCTTCGTCCTGGCCGTCGGCCGCGCACAACGCCGGTGTGGCCGGGTGGAGGAGGCGGTGGGCTCGCTGCGTCGTGCCGCCCAACTGGCCGAGGCGGCGGCGGCGTACCAGCGGGCGAGCCAGATCTGGCGCGAGATCAACGACGCCAGCTAG